In the genome of Streptomyces sp. Tu 3180, the window ACGGCGCGCTCGTCGGCGGTGAAGGGGTGCGGCCGGTCGTACGACAGGACGCAGCAGCCCACCGGCCGGCCCGAGATGACCAGGGGCAGGAAGGCCCAGGCCTCCTTGTCGCTCATCAGGGGCGCCTTCGGGTAGCGGGCGGCGATCTCGGCCCGGTCGGTGAAGAAGGCGGGGGTGCCACTGGCGAGGACGTCACCCGCGGGGGTGAGGCGCGTGTCCAGGGACAGGGCGTCGAGCCGTTCCACGACGTCGGCGTCGTAGCCGTGATGGCCGGTGATCTTCAGGCGGCCGGCGTCGGCGGCGGACAGCACCAGGCCCTGGGCACCGAAGGCGGGCAGGATCTGGTGCGCGATCAGCTCGACGACGTCCCGCACGGTCACCGTCTCGGTGAGCGCGGCGGCCAGGTGGACCAGCTGGTACAGACGTCCCGTGGGGGCGGGCGACGGACGCCGCGCGGCGACGGGCGGCGGGTCGTCCGCGACGTGCTCCGCGCGCGGGGTGACGCGGACGCTGATGCCGCTGGTGTCGGGGTAGAACTCGAAGACCAGCCAGTGGTCCGGCGGACGGCGGGCGGTGAAGGCCACCGGCGAACGGCTGACCACCGCCGTGCGGTAGTGGTCCTCGTAGACGGGGTCGCCCAGCCAGGCGAGGGCCTCCCAGGGGCGGGTGCCGAGGAGTCGCTCCGCCCCACGGCCGAGCAGCCGGGCGGCGGTGGTGCTGAGGTAGGTGATCCGGCCCTCCAGGTCCAGGGACACGGCCCCCTCGGGCAGGCGCTCGAGGTAGTCGGAGGCGGCCAGGTCCGTCTGCGCGGGGCGGGTCACGGCGTTCGGCGGGACGAGCCGCGGCCGGTCGGACAGGGGCGGTGGCTGGTCGGAGTCGTCCAGGAGGCGCGCGAGGTTCCGGACGCCGGTGGTGACGGCGTGCCGTTCGTGGGCGGTCGGCCGTCTCGGGCGGTCGGCGGGCCACATCAGGACGAGGCCGCCCCAGCGGCGGCGTGCCCCGGTCAGCGGGATCGCGGCCAGCGCGAAGGGGTAGGGCAGGACGGCGGCGGTCCGCGGATACCGCCGGGCCATCTCGTCCTGGCCGCCGATCCAGACCTGCCGGTCCTCGCGAACGGCGTCGGCGACGGGCACCGGGGCGGTCGGCGGCAGACGCTGCCACGGGGCGAAGAACTCCGCCGGCAGGCCGCACAGCCACACCAGGCGCAGCACGCCGGTCGCCCCCTCGGACAGGTAGAGCGCCCCGACCGAGGCACCGGTGCCCCGCACGGTGTCGGCCAGGGACGCCCCCAGGGCGTCGTCCAGCGACGCGGCGCTCAGGAGCGGCTCGTCGGTCCCGGCCATGGCGTCCTCCGGTCCGGTGACGGGAGGGCTGCCCGCCCGCCAGAGGGACTGCGTACGCGCCTGCTGTTCCACCAGAGGCGTACGCCGCTCTTACCCAGGACACCGGGACTGACGCACCACGCGGGCGCACGGTCTTCACGGTTTTCACACGCCGGGGTGATCGCGGTGGTCCCCGTCACGCGGCAGCGCGCGACGGACCCGCGGTGCCGCCGCGCACGGCGCGGGGCCCGCGCGGGAACGCCCCCTCCCGGCTCCGCCCACGACGGCGGGGCGGCCGGGGCCGCGCCGGCGCCGCCGGGGCGGCCTCAGAGGCAGTAGCGCACCAGCCACTCGTCCGGGTCGTAGGCGTGCCGGGCGGGGTCCGGCGCGGCGGCCGGGCGCTCCTCGACCGTGTCCTCCACCCGGACCGGTTCCGGCAGGCGTCCGAAACGGGCGTGGCGTGCGGCCGCCGCGTCCTCGTCCGTGTCACCGTTCCCGTGCACGCGTCCCGTCCCCCGGTCCATGACGGCTCCCCTCCCGGCCGGCGCTCCGTTCGGACCACACCGCGGCCTTCGCCCAGTGTCACACGGCGGTGCCCGAAAGCGCGGCTCCCGTCGCCGCCGCCCCGGCCCGGTGCGGCCGCCCCACCCGTTCACCGGCCCGGGATGCCCGCATGATCCCTCGTGTCTGTGATGGAGGGAGTGCCGGGAACCGCTCGGCCGGGCGGAGGGGATCGCACCCATGCCTTCCAGACACGACGACGAGGGGGCCGGGGGGAGACCGGGGGCGGGAGCGCTGCGGCGGCTGGGCGAGTGGTGCGCACGGCACTTCGTTATCGTCGTCGTGGCGTGGCTCGTGGTCCTGATGGCACTGCAGGTCGCGAACCGTTCCGTCGGCGGGGCCTGATCACCCGGTACCGGCAGGACGTCATGGACGGCGAGCATCCGGTGCGGGCGGCCGGCCACGCCACCGCCACCAGCGGGCGGGCCGTGCTCGTCTCCGGCTGCACGGTGATCATCGCGCTGGCGGGGCTGTCCGCGTCCGGCGTCTCGTTCATCGCCAAGCTCGGGCTGGCCGCCGCCGTCACCGTCGTCTCCGCCGTCGTCGGCGCGCTCACCCTGGTGCCGGCCCTGCTGGGCCTGATCGGCAAACGCATCGACCGCTACCGGGTGCGCCGGCCCGTGGCCGAGACCGACGCCGGGCCGGGCGCCGAGCCCCACGGCACCTGGCACCGGTACGCCCGGCGGGTGGAGCGCAGACCGTGGCGTTACCTGGCCGCGGGCGTCACCACGATCGCCGTCCTCGCCGTCCCGGTGTTCTCGATCCGGCTCGGCCACATCGGCGACGGCGCGGATCCCACCTCCTTCACGGACCGCCGCGCCTACGACCTGATGACCGACGCGTTCGGTCCCGGCTCCAACGGCCCGCTCACGATCGTCATCGACCAGTCCTCCGTACCCGAGTCCCAGCGCTCCGGCCTCGCCTCGCAGGCCCGCAAGACCCTGGACGGGGTCGGCGGCGCGGCCGCCGTCACCCCCCTGACGCCCACCCCGGGACGGCGACGTCCTGGTCGGCACGGTGTACCCGGCACAGTCCCCGCAGAGCGCCGCGACCACCGACCTGACGAACCGCCTGGTGGACGACACCCTGCCGGAGGCCGTGCGCGGCACGGACGCCGAGACGTACGTCACCGGGACGACGGCGGCGCAGGTCGACTTCCGCGACATCGTCGCCGGCCGGCTGCCGCTGATCATCGGCGTGGTGGTCGCCCTGGCCTTCCTGATCATCCTGGCGGTGTTCCGCGGTCTGCTGGCCGCCGTCAAGGCAGCCGTCCTCAACGTGCTGTCCATCACCGCCTCGTACGGAGTCGTCGTCGCCGTCTTCCAGTGGGGCTGGGGCGGGCCGGCGCTCGGGGTCTCCGGCACGGTGCCGATCGAGAGCTACGTGCCGATGATGATGTTCGCCGTCATCTTCGGGCTCAGCATGGACTACGAGATCTTCCTGCTCTCCCGCGTCCACGAGGCGTGGGTGCGCACCGGCGACGCCGAGGGCGCGGTCGCCCACGCGCTGGAGATCACCGCACGGGTCGTCACCTGTGCCGCGCTGATCATGGTGAGCGTGTTCGCGGCGTTCGTCGTCAGCGACAACGTCGTGGTCAAGATGCTGGGTCTGGGCCTGGCCGTCAGCGTCCTCATCGACGCCACCGTCGTGCGGCTGCTGATGGTGCCGGCCGTCATGACCCTGCTGGGTCCGCGCGCCTGGTGGACGCCGCGCCTGCTGGACAGGGCCATGCCGCACATCGACGCGGAGGGGGAGGGCACGCCGGCGTCTCCGGGCCGCACTCCGTCCTGAGGGCCGGGACCGCCGGGAAACGCGGGACGGCAGGGTCCCTGAGGGGCCCTGCCGCCGTTCACGTGCCGTGGCGGATCAGGCTCCGCGCCGCACGCTCCGCAGGACGAAGAACCCGAAGACCACCAGGACTCCGCCCAGCGCGGCCGGCCAGAGCTGGGCCCCGGTCTCGGCGAGGCTGCCGGTCCCGGCCTGCGCCTCGGTCCTGTCCTCGGTCCCGAGTTCGGGGAGACTGCCGGGCACCTCGGCGGCCTGGGCCTCCTGGCCGCCGTCGTCCCCGGCGTCCCGGCCGCCGTCCTGGCCGTCGGCGCCGGCGCCCTCGCCGTCCCCGGCCGGGGACGAGGCGTAGACATCGGGCTGCCCGGGCCGGGCGGTGCCGTTGTCGCCCGAGGGCTCCTCGGTGGCCGGGGTCTCGGCCGGGTTCTCGGTCGGCTTCTCCACCGGGTCCTCGGTCGGGTTCTCGGCCGGGGGCTCCGACGGCTGCTCCTGTCCGCCGTCGCCCTGGTCGCCGCCGTCGCCGGGCTTGTCGCCGCCCTGGTCGCCGCCGTCACCCTGGTCGCCGCCGTCCTGGCCCGGGTCGCCGGGCGTGGCCGTGGGCTCCTCCGGCTGCTCGGGCTGCTGCGGCTCCTCGCTCGGCTCCTCGCTCGGTTCGCCGCCGTCACCGTCGCCGTCGCCGCCGTCACCGTTGCCGCCGCCGGCGCCGGAACCGCAGGTGCGGCCCTCGTTGATGCAGTCGACCATCTCCCTCATCAGGTCCTCGTCGAAGACGTTGATGAAGTCGCCGTGGTCCGTGATCGGCTTGTGCAGCTGCTCCGGGAAGGAGTCCACCGCGAACAGCGGTGTCGTCCTGCCGCCGTCCTCGAGGCTCGGCGCGTCCACGTCGTAGACGATGCGCTGGACCAGCTGCGGCACGGCCCGGAAACCGGACGGGCAGTTGCCGGCGGCGTCCGTGAACGCCATGTGCGTACG includes:
- a CDS encoding SpoIIE family protein phosphatase, encoding MAGTDEPLLSAASLDDALGASLADTVRGTGASVGALYLSEGATGVLRLVWLCGLPAEFFAPWQRLPPTAPVPVADAVREDRQVWIGGQDEMARRYPRTAAVLPYPFALAAIPLTGARRRWGGLVLMWPADRPRRPTAHERHAVTTGVRNLARLLDDSDQPPPLSDRPRLVPPNAVTRPAQTDLAASDYLERLPEGAVSLDLEGRITYLSTTAARLLGRGAERLLGTRPWEALAWLGDPVYEDHYRTAVVSRSPVAFTARRPPDHWLVFEFYPDTSGISVRVTPRAEHVADDPPPVAARRPSPAPTGRLYQLVHLAAALTETVTVRDVVELIAHQILPAFGAQGLVLSAADAGRLKITGHHGYDADVVERLDALSLDTRLTPAGDVLASGTPAFFTDRAEIAARYPKAPLMSDKEAWAFLPLVISGRPVGCCVLSYDRPHPFTADERAVLTSLAGLIAQALDRARLYDTQHRLVRELQRALMPRALPVLPGLDVAARSLTAGHGLDVGGDFYDVLRLDDTTAAAVIGDVEGHGVTAAALTGQIRTAVHAHATAGAAPDEVLARTNRLLADLDSELLASCLFARIDLARHRVTLASAGHVPPLLRRAPGRAEVLTVEPGPLLGIDLHARYPVTTVALPPGAVLALYTDGLVEIPGIDATRTTRRLAELLAAGDDPDPHRLADHLLPPASSGVQHADDITVLLLRAAGTPAARRPPVTADRAGRGPRPEARP